In Juglans microcarpa x Juglans regia isolate MS1-56 chromosome 8D, Jm3101_v1.0, whole genome shotgun sequence, the following are encoded in one genomic region:
- the LOC121242375 gene encoding protein FAR1-RELATED SEQUENCE 5-like — MTICNEEEVRSYYMKYVKHKGFGVRRKNSRQNDDEKIRWFTLVCVRQGTTKSQASNVLNPRQIERVGCKARVNAVLNEDGGYTLSSVILDHTHVCSSEKAKHFRYFKKVNARVAKRLEINDEAGIRTSKTFKSVVVEAGGGRYENVPFGKNECRNYINKTQQLRIRVGGVEALMSYFQDM, encoded by the coding sequence ATGACGATATGTAATGAGGAAGAAGTTCGGTCTTACTATATGAAGTATGTTAAGCATAAAGGGTTCGGGGTGCGTAGAAAGAATTCTAGACAAAATGACGATGAGAAGATTAGATGGTTTACATTGGTATGTGTGCGGCAAGGCACAACAAAGAGTCAGGCTTCCAATGTCCTTAATCCAAGACAAATAGAGAGGGTAGGGTGTAAAGCAAGAGTTAATGCGGTTTTGAATGAGGATGGTGGATATACTTTGTCTAGTGTAATCTTGGATCACACACATGTATGTAGTTCGGAGAAAGCAAAACACTTTAGATATTTTAAGAAGGTAAATGCTCGTGTGGCTAAGAGgcttgaaataaatgatgaggCAGGAATACGTACGTCAAAGACTTTCAAAAGTGTAGTTGTTGAGGCAGGGGGAGGGAGGTATGAGAATGTGCCATTTGGGAAAAATGAGTGTCGAAACTATATTAACAAAACACAACAACTTCGCATCAGAGTTGGAGGCGTTGAAGCTCTAATGAGCTACTTCCAAGATATGTAG
- the LOC121242612 gene encoding transcription factor MYB62-like codes for MSSCSKSLSSSSEDDSELRRGPWTLEEDTLLIHYISRHGEGKWNLVAKSSGLRRTGKSCRLRWLNYLKPDVKRGNLTPQEQLLILELHSKWGNRWSKIAQHLPGRTDNEIKNYWRTRVQKQARLFKIDTNSTAFKEIIRCYWMPRLLQKIEESSSSSGMIFQNSAIPQPLDTAYQHSAAAAAQVPPGQGPLYLSQSLNHHEQNPDSHQHCTSSVNFSQIPQLSEYPSSGPFHAIADNGYETFLKGCYHADNSNYEMETFNLGSIRAPGNFENLISNSHAVERNWVDNDFSGGLCNMEGLWQTRN; via the exons ATGTCTTCTTGTAGCAAGAGTTTAAGTAGTTCTAGTGAAGATGACAGTGAGCTTCGAAGAGGGCCATGGACTCTTGAAGAAGATACTCTGCTCATTCACTACATTTCTCGTCATGGTGAGGGAAAATGGAATTTGGTAGCTAAATCTTCAG GATTGAGAAGAACTGGAAAGAGCTGCAGATTGAGATGGCTTAATTATCTAAAACCAGATGTTAAGCGCGGAAATCTTACTCCTCAAGAACAGCTTTTGATTCTTGAACTCCACTCCAAGTGGGGCAATAG GTGGTCAAAGATTGCGCAACATCTACCCGGAAGAACTGACAATGAAATCAAGAATTATTGGAGAACTCGGGTGCAGAAACAAGCAAGGCTTTTCAAGATCGATACAAATAGCACAGCATTTAAAGAAATCATCCGGTGCTATTGGATGCCAAGGTTGCTTCAAAAGATAGAagaatcatcatcttcttcaggCATGATATTCCAAAACTCAGCAATCCCTCAGCCTCTTGACACTGCCTATCAGCattcagcagcagcagcagcacaAGTTCCTCCTGGACAGGGCCCTCTTTATTTGAGCCAAAGTTTGAATCACCATGAGCAGAATCCAGACTCACATCAGCACTGCACCAGTTCAGTGAATTTCTCTCAAATACCTCAACTTTCAGAATATCCGAGTTCTGGTCCATTTCATGCCATAGCTGACAATGGGTATGAAACATTTCTAAAGGGATGCTATCATGCTGATAACAGTAACTATGAGATGGAAACCTTCAACTTGGGAAGTATCCGAGCACCAGGGAACTTTGAGAATTTGATTAGCAATTCCCATGCTGTCGAAAGAAACTGGGTTGATAATGATTTTTCAGGTGGCCTTTGCAACATGGAAGGTTTATGGCAGACGAGGAACTAA